One stretch of Xanthomonas sp. DAR 35659 DNA includes these proteins:
- a CDS encoding FAD-containing oxidoreductase, giving the protein MSRAFDAIVVGAGQAGPALAARLVAAGMQVALVERHLVGGTCVNTGCMPTKTLVASARVAHLARRAADYGVQVQGEVGIDIARVMARAHAVTHDARDNLEQWLGGMPGLTLLRGHARFEAPQRLRVGEVCITAPKIFLNVGGRAHVPALPGVERIAYLTNTSILRLREVPSHLAVVGGSYIGLEFAQIFRRLGAQVTVVEQQARLIAREDEDVSDCIRSVLEGEGVTVRTGAHCIAFAPHAQGVAVRVDCQDGAPEVVASHVLLAMGRQPNTDELGLEHAGIATDARGYIVVDDSLATSAAGVWALGDCNGRGAFTHTAYNDYEIVAANLLDGGQRRVSQRVPGYALYTDPPLGRVGLTEAQARASGRPLLLAKRPMTQVGRARENGETAGFMKLIADAQTHRILGAAILGINGDEAIHGVLDLINAEQPFETLQWAVPIHPTVSELWPSVVGALQTQATGG; this is encoded by the coding sequence ATGAGCCGCGCCTTCGATGCGATCGTGGTCGGCGCCGGCCAGGCCGGGCCCGCGCTGGCTGCGCGCCTGGTCGCGGCCGGCATGCAGGTGGCGCTGGTCGAGCGGCACCTGGTTGGCGGCACCTGCGTCAACACCGGCTGCATGCCGACCAAGACCCTGGTCGCCAGCGCGCGCGTGGCGCATCTGGCGCGCCGCGCCGCCGACTACGGTGTGCAGGTGCAGGGCGAGGTCGGCATCGACATCGCGCGGGTGATGGCGCGCGCGCATGCGGTCACCCACGACGCGCGCGACAACCTGGAACAATGGCTGGGCGGTATGCCCGGGCTCACCCTGTTGCGCGGGCATGCCCGCTTCGAGGCGCCGCAACGGCTGCGCGTGGGCGAGGTCTGCATCACCGCGCCGAAGATCTTCCTCAACGTCGGTGGCCGCGCGCACGTGCCGGCGCTGCCGGGCGTGGAACGCATCGCCTATCTCACCAATACCTCGATCCTGCGGTTGCGCGAGGTGCCGTCGCACCTGGCGGTGGTCGGCGGCAGCTACATCGGCCTGGAATTCGCGCAGATCTTCCGTCGGTTGGGCGCGCAGGTCACCGTGGTCGAGCAGCAAGCGCGGTTGATCGCGCGCGAGGACGAGGACGTTTCCGACTGTATCCGCAGCGTACTGGAAGGCGAGGGCGTGACCGTGCGCACCGGCGCGCACTGCATCGCCTTCGCGCCGCATGCGCAGGGCGTGGCGGTACGGGTCGATTGCCAGGACGGCGCGCCGGAAGTGGTCGCCAGCCATGTGCTGCTGGCGATGGGGCGTCAGCCCAATACCGACGAGCTGGGCCTGGAACACGCCGGCATCGCCACCGACGCGCGCGGCTACATCGTGGTCGACGACTCCCTGGCGACCAGCGCCGCCGGCGTGTGGGCGCTGGGCGACTGCAACGGCCGCGGCGCGTTCACCCACACCGCCTACAACGACTACGAGATCGTCGCCGCCAACCTGCTCGACGGCGGCCAGCGCCGGGTGTCGCAGCGCGTGCCCGGCTATGCGTTGTACACCGATCCGCCACTGGGCCGGGTCGGCCTGACCGAGGCGCAGGCGCGCGCCAGCGGCCGCCCGCTGCTGCTGGCCAAGCGGCCGATGACCCAGGTCGGGCGCGCCCGCGAGAACGGCGAGACCGCCGGCTTCATGAAACTGATCGCCGATGCGCAGACCCACCGCATCCTCGGCGCGGCGATCCTCGGCATCAACGGCGACGAGGCCATCCACGGCGTGCTCGACCTGATCAACGCCGAACAGCCGTTCGAAACCTTGCAATGGGCGGTGCCGATCCACCCGACCGTGTCGGAGCTGTGGCCGAGCGTGGTCGGTGCGTTGCAGACGCAGGCCACAGGCGGCTAG
- a CDS encoding HDOD domain-containing protein, producing the protein MKLEVLFDQLHTLPTIPKVAQDLILQFDNPTTSLDSVARSIERDPVIAAKVLRLANSARFRGARDSTSVEDAALRLGFNTLRTLVLASSMTDAFHAPAHFDLRAFWLHSFEVAGVCRLLAKQKGLDAETAFTCGMMHNIGELLIQTGAPDYAAQLHPDASSSGRAAEETVQLGFGYPEVGAELARRWHLPQVIQTAIAYQARPLQAPEGEPMPRVVAQAALVADALERHGGATPEARQAVSGPLLDDVDLDALFDALPAVIEADRAFTEMLR; encoded by the coding sequence ATGAAACTAGAGGTGCTGTTCGACCAGTTGCACACCCTGCCGACCATCCCCAAGGTGGCGCAGGACCTGATCCTGCAATTCGACAATCCCACCACCAGCCTGGACAGCGTGGCGCGCAGCATCGAGCGCGATCCGGTGATCGCGGCCAAGGTACTGCGCCTGGCCAACTCGGCGCGCTTCCGCGGCGCGCGCGATTCCACCAGCGTCGAGGACGCGGCCCTGCGCCTGGGTTTCAACACCCTGCGCACCCTGGTGCTGGCCTCGTCGATGACGGACGCGTTCCACGCCCCCGCGCATTTCGACCTGCGCGCGTTTTGGCTGCACAGCTTCGAGGTCGCCGGCGTCTGCCGGCTGCTGGCCAAGCAGAAGGGCCTGGACGCGGAAACCGCGTTCACCTGCGGCATGATGCACAACATCGGCGAACTGCTGATCCAGACCGGCGCGCCGGATTACGCGGCGCAACTGCATCCGGACGCGTCCTCCAGCGGCCGCGCCGCCGAGGAGACCGTGCAACTGGGCTTCGGCTACCCGGAAGTGGGCGCCGAACTGGCGCGGCGCTGGCACCTGCCGCAGGTGATCCAGACGGCGATCGCCTACCAGGCGCGGCCGCTGCAGGCGCCGGAAGGCGAGCCGATGCCGCGCGTGGTGGCGCAGGCGGCGCTGGTCGCCGATGCATTGGAGCGCCACGGCGGCGCCACGCCGGAAGCGCGGCAGGCGGTCAGCGGCCCGCTGCTGGACGACGTGGACCTGGACGCGCTGTTCGACGCCCTGCCGGCCGTGATCGAAGCCGACCGCGCGTTCACCGAGATGCTGCGCTAG
- the catB gene encoding type B chloramphenicol O-acetyltransferase encodes MNNYFQSPFKGKPLAEQVENPNIQVGRYSYYSGYYHGHAFDECARYLLPDRDDVDRLIIGSFCSIGSGAVFMMAGNQGHRYDWISSFPFFYLDDEPAFAQSRDAFRRAGDTVVGSDVWIGSEAMIMPGVSIGHGAVIASRALVSKDVEPYTIVGGNPAKPIRKRFCEADIAMLLDMAWWDWPLDRLEQAMPLLCSSDIAGLYRYSQERDR; translated from the coding sequence ATGAACAACTACTTCCAGAGCCCCTTCAAGGGCAAGCCGCTGGCCGAGCAGGTCGAGAACCCCAACATCCAGGTGGGGCGCTACAGCTACTACTCGGGTTACTACCATGGCCACGCGTTCGACGAGTGCGCGCGCTATCTCCTGCCGGACCGCGACGACGTCGATCGCTTGATCATCGGCAGCTTCTGTTCCATCGGCAGCGGAGCGGTGTTCATGATGGCGGGCAACCAGGGCCATCGTTACGACTGGATCAGCTCCTTCCCGTTCTTCTACCTGGACGACGAGCCGGCGTTCGCGCAATCGCGCGATGCCTTTCGGCGCGCGGGCGACACGGTCGTCGGCAGCGACGTGTGGATCGGTTCCGAGGCCATGATCATGCCGGGTGTCAGCATCGGTCACGGTGCGGTCATCGCCAGCCGCGCCCTGGTGAGCAAGGACGTCGAGCCCTACACCATCGTCGGCGGAAACCCTGCCAAGCCGATCAGGAAGCGCTTTTGCGAAGCAGACATCGCGATGCTGCTGGACATGGCATGGTGGGACTGGCCGCTGGATCGCCTCGAGCAGGCCATGCCGCTGCTGTGTTCGTCGGATATCGCCGGCTTGTATCGATACTCGCAAGAACGCGATCGATGA
- a CDS encoding DUF6348 family protein, translating into MFKRLRRRSADTRPPEPATTEAAAPADGASAAGAPPIDGSGLRALLAQVLEEAGRTPVLHADHLLLDGELRVFVELMEVAELPPDGVRTATAIQVRHSALFPDGLTEFQHAAGNDVEQSLASGFATWARTDLLALSEAVSVARKDRRCMTMRLELPPPAAHLREVVLGPVARLGGAVPAASCAVGDDEDEDEDDFEDDDEDFDGEGNVDDDVDDDEDEDEDEDDEDDDEQAHAFCPCCLFTQSLEAFLPLLEGDTRMLGIRLFATRDAAGEIAADCRINGVDFPEGAACLRRYAATWPAYAGLEFRKQYVVVFPPEPLAAPPAHDLASEGHA; encoded by the coding sequence ATGTTCAAGCGATTGCGACGCCGTTCCGCCGACACGCGGCCGCCCGAGCCGGCCACGACCGAGGCCGCGGCGCCAGCCGATGGTGCCTCGGCGGCCGGCGCCCCGCCCATCGACGGCAGCGGCCTGCGCGCCTTGCTGGCGCAGGTGCTGGAAGAGGCGGGCCGGACACCGGTGCTGCACGCGGATCACCTGCTCCTCGATGGCGAGCTGCGGGTGTTCGTCGAACTGATGGAGGTGGCGGAGTTGCCGCCTGACGGAGTTCGCACCGCCACCGCCATCCAGGTCCGTCACAGCGCGCTGTTTCCCGATGGTCTTACCGAGTTCCAGCACGCGGCGGGGAACGATGTCGAGCAGAGCCTGGCGTCGGGCTTCGCGACCTGGGCGCGCACCGACCTGCTCGCGCTTTCCGAGGCGGTGTCGGTGGCGCGGAAGGACCGTCGCTGCATGACCATGCGCTTGGAGTTGCCGCCGCCGGCCGCGCATCTGCGCGAGGTCGTGCTCGGGCCGGTCGCACGCCTGGGGGGTGCTGTGCCGGCCGCGTCCTGCGCCGTCGGCGATGACGAAGACGAAGACGAAGACGACTTCGAAGACGACGACGAAGATTTCGACGGCGAGGGCAACGTCGACGATGACGTCGATGACGATGAAGACGAAGACGAAGACGAAGACGACGAAGACGACGACGAGCAGGCGCACGCGTTCTGCCCGTGCTGCCTGTTCACCCAGAGCCTGGAGGCGTTCCTGCCGCTGCTGGAAGGCGACACGCGCATGCTCGGCATCCGTCTGTTCGCCACGCGCGACGCCGCGGGCGAGATCGCGGCCGATTGCCGGATCAATGGCGTCGATTTCCCCGAGGGCGCCGCATGCCTGCGTCGCTATGCCGCCACCTGGCCGGCGTATGCCGGGCTCGAGTTCCGCAAGCAGTACGTGGTGGTGTTTCCGCCCGAACCGCTGGCTGCGCCGCCTGCGCACGACCTGGCGTCCGAGGGGCATGCATGA
- a CDS encoding DUF692 domain-containing protein, whose protein sequence is MASALHALPDLGVGLVLWPALMPVLAEDDGAIGVVEIEPEFFWFESGDAQAPMRIDSGMVRQLAELPHHKIVHGVTAPVGGGIGPTPHGLQLMREVVQRLQAPWASEHLSFNAVPVDGGPVDSGFLLPPLQTVESARQAAANIRTMARGLRVPFAVENNVNYLRPVAGELSDGAFLAEVATLADCGILLDLHNLWTNEKNGRQPVRAALAALPLERVCELHLAGGCAHRGYWLDAHCGLVDAALMELAAEVVPALPNLRAIVFEMLPTALPQVGIADVRRQIDRLHVLWALRRPGTRAPPSAPDRHRDDAHGLPSPAAWERTLGALVRGDAPDADPVAVLLGDPGVALLRELAGHARAGQIASAARLTTRMLLAHGGEAAFQALFADYAVRQPPRQFASSEALAFLDHVQRAAPAIPHLAQVAAFECAVIGSALHGNARRVAFEGDPVPLLTALAERRTPPATLAPGRFAIELQGGAVVAIRTC, encoded by the coding sequence ATGGCGTCGGCGCTGCACGCGCTGCCCGACCTCGGCGTCGGCCTGGTGCTGTGGCCGGCGTTGATGCCGGTTCTGGCCGAGGACGACGGCGCGATCGGCGTGGTCGAGATCGAACCGGAATTCTTCTGGTTCGAGAGCGGCGACGCGCAGGCGCCGATGCGCATCGACAGTGGCATGGTGCGGCAGCTCGCCGAGTTGCCGCACCACAAAATCGTGCACGGCGTGACCGCGCCGGTCGGCGGCGGCATCGGGCCGACGCCGCACGGCCTGCAGCTGATGCGCGAGGTGGTGCAGCGCCTGCAGGCGCCGTGGGCCAGCGAACACCTGAGCTTCAACGCGGTGCCGGTGGACGGCGGCCCGGTCGATTCCGGCTTCCTGCTGCCGCCGCTGCAAACCGTCGAGAGCGCACGCCAGGCGGCGGCCAACATCCGCACGATGGCGCGCGGGTTGCGGGTGCCGTTCGCGGTGGAGAACAACGTCAACTATCTGCGCCCCGTGGCTGGCGAACTCAGCGACGGCGCCTTCCTGGCCGAGGTCGCGACACTGGCCGACTGCGGCATCCTGCTCGACCTGCACAACCTGTGGACCAACGAGAAGAACGGACGCCAACCGGTGCGCGCGGCGCTCGCCGCGCTGCCGCTGGAGCGCGTATGCGAACTGCACCTGGCTGGCGGTTGCGCGCATCGCGGCTATTGGCTGGACGCGCATTGCGGCCTGGTGGACGCGGCCCTGATGGAGCTGGCGGCGGAGGTGGTGCCGGCACTGCCGAACCTGCGCGCGATCGTGTTCGAGATGTTGCCGACCGCGTTGCCGCAGGTCGGCATCGCCGATGTACGACGGCAGATCGACAGGCTGCATGTGCTGTGGGCGCTGCGCCGGCCGGGCACGCGCGCGCCGCCCTCGGCGCCGGACCGCCACCGCGACGACGCCCATGGCCTGCCGTCGCCGGCCGCCTGGGAGCGCACGCTGGGCGCACTGGTGCGTGGCGATGCGCCGGATGCGGATCCGGTCGCCGTATTGCTGGGCGACCCCGGTGTCGCGCTGCTGCGCGAACTGGCCGGCCACGCCCGCGCCGGGCAGATCGCCAGCGCCGCGCGGCTGACCACGCGCATGCTGCTGGCGCACGGCGGGGAGGCCGCCTTCCAGGCGCTGTTCGCGGACTATGCGGTGCGGCAACCGCCGCGCCAGTTCGCCAGCAGCGAGGCGCTGGCCTTCCTCGATCACGTGCAGCGCGCGGCACCGGCGATCCCGCACCTGGCGCAGGTGGCGGCGTTCGAATGCGCGGTGATCGGCTCCGCGCTGCACGGCAACGCCCGCCGCGTCGCCTTCGAGGGCGACCCGGTGCCGCTGCTCACCGCACTGGCCGAACGACGCACGCCGCCCGCGACGCTGGCGCCCGGCCGCTTCGCGATCGAGTTGCAGGGCGGTGCGGTGGTCGCGATCCGGACGTGCTGA
- a CDS encoding DUF1428 domain-containing protein produces MSYVDGFVLAVPTANKQAFLEHARIDAVFIEYGALRVLECWGEDVARGQHTDFFRAVDAKDDETVVFSWIEWPDKATRDAGMQRIMDDPRMDPANNPMPFDGKRMIYGGFVPVLEVKR; encoded by the coding sequence ATGTCGTATGTCGATGGTTTCGTACTGGCCGTGCCCACCGCCAACAAGCAGGCGTTCCTCGAACACGCGCGCATCGACGCGGTGTTCATCGAATACGGCGCGCTGCGCGTGCTCGAATGCTGGGGCGAGGACGTGGCGCGCGGCCAGCACACCGATTTCTTCCGCGCGGTGGACGCCAAGGACGACGAGACCGTGGTGTTCTCGTGGATCGAATGGCCGGACAAGGCCACCCGCGACGCCGGCATGCAGCGGATCATGGACGACCCGCGCATGGACCCGGCCAACAACCCGATGCCGTTCGACGGCAAGCGCATGATCTACGGCGGCTTCGTGCCGGTGCTGGAGGTGAAGCGATAG
- a CDS encoding IS110 family transposase translates to MSPVVGIDVAKHRFDLAIDLANGKYRTKAKLSNDPKGFQALRTWLQSHAQADSWIVMEATGTYHEALAEFVHALGYRVCVLNPAQTALYARSQLTRVKTDRSDAKLIASYGLRHASQLRPWQSDPPALKHLKALVRRREDLLQMLQMERNRLDVAAPVVRDSLLEIIGQLQANIAQIERAIDDQIDKDPTLRGQRELLVSIDGIAERSAALLLAELGDVERFSQASAVTAFAGLNPRLQESGKRKGQVCISRTGSPRLRAGLFLPALVAMTHNPVVRALKQRLRERGKANKQIICAAMRKLLHIAYGVLKSRTPFDPQKALAC, encoded by the coding sequence ATGTCCCCAGTCGTCGGTATCGACGTCGCCAAACACCGTTTCGACCTGGCCATCGACCTGGCCAACGGCAAGTACCGCACCAAGGCCAAGCTTTCCAACGATCCGAAGGGGTTCCAGGCCCTACGGACGTGGCTGCAGAGCCATGCGCAGGCGGACAGCTGGATCGTGATGGAAGCCACCGGCACCTACCACGAGGCCCTGGCTGAGTTCGTGCACGCCTTGGGCTACCGCGTATGCGTCCTCAACCCGGCGCAGACGGCGCTGTATGCGCGCAGCCAGCTGACCCGGGTCAAGACCGACCGGAGCGATGCCAAGCTGATCGCCAGCTACGGCCTGCGCCATGCGTCGCAATTGCGGCCGTGGCAGTCCGATCCGCCGGCGCTCAAGCACCTCAAGGCGCTGGTGCGTCGGCGCGAGGACCTGCTGCAGATGCTGCAGATGGAGCGCAACCGCCTGGACGTCGCCGCGCCGGTGGTGCGCGACTCGCTGCTGGAGATCATCGGCCAGTTGCAAGCGAACATCGCCCAGATCGAACGGGCCATCGACGACCAGATCGACAAGGATCCTACCCTGCGCGGGCAGCGCGAGCTGCTGGTCAGCATCGACGGCATCGCCGAGAGGAGCGCGGCGCTGTTGCTGGCCGAGCTCGGCGACGTGGAGCGCTTCTCCCAGGCCTCGGCGGTGACCGCCTTCGCCGGGTTGAATCCACGGCTGCAGGAGTCCGGCAAGCGCAAGGGGCAGGTCTGCATCTCCCGTACCGGCTCCCCACGCCTGCGCGCCGGCCTGTTCCTGCCGGCCTTGGTCGCCATGACCCACAACCCGGTCGTGCGTGCGCTGAAACAACGCCTGCGCGAACGCGGCAAGGCCAACAAGCAGATCATCTGCGCCGCCATGCGCAAGCTGCTGCATATCGCCTACGGCGTGCTCAAATCGCGCACGCCCTTCGACCCTCAAAAGGCCCTTGCCTGTTAG
- a CDS encoding lysophospholipid acyltransferase family protein, which produces MPPVPPRPASHSLFANLRSAVRLAAFVLVSVLLIPLQWLLMRVIRGRGAFVLPRLWFACLRTLLGIRVETVGTPRRGGGTLFVGNHISHFDIVVLGSLLHARFIAKNDMERWPGMRHIGALAQTVFISRRRLDAAQVAAAVAAQIRPEHDVVLFAEGTTSSGERVAPFKSSLFSLFLGGDAAARPWTLQPFTLDVLSVDGRRLAHGGDRDAYAFYGTMQAGAHVAQFLRLSGAVVRVTFHTPIAIAAGSDRKALAQQVHAIVASALAAPDGAP; this is translated from the coding sequence ATGCCCCCTGTTCCCCCTCGGCCCGCGTCGCATTCCCTCTTCGCCAACCTGCGCAGCGCCGTCCGGCTCGCCGCGTTCGTGCTGGTCAGCGTGCTGCTGATACCGCTGCAGTGGCTGCTGATGCGCGTCATCCGCGGACGTGGCGCCTTCGTGCTGCCTCGGCTGTGGTTCGCCTGCCTGCGCACACTGCTGGGCATCCGTGTGGAGACGGTGGGCACGCCGCGCCGCGGCGGCGGCACGCTGTTCGTCGGCAACCACATCTCGCATTTCGATATCGTGGTGCTGGGCAGCCTGCTGCACGCGCGCTTCATCGCCAAGAACGACATGGAACGCTGGCCCGGCATGCGCCATATCGGTGCGCTGGCGCAGACCGTGTTCATCAGCCGCCGCCGGCTCGACGCGGCCCAGGTCGCCGCCGCAGTCGCCGCGCAGATCCGGCCCGAGCACGACGTGGTGCTGTTCGCCGAAGGCACCACGTCCTCCGGCGAGCGCGTCGCCCCGTTCAAGTCGAGCCTGTTCTCGCTGTTCCTGGGTGGCGACGCCGCCGCGCGGCCATGGACGCTGCAGCCGTTCACCCTGGACGTGTTGTCCGTCGATGGCCGCCGCCTGGCGCACGGTGGCGACCGCGACGCCTACGCGTTCTACGGCACGATGCAGGCCGGCGCGCATGTCGCGCAGTTCCTGCGCCTGTCCGGCGCGGTGGTGCGGGTCACCTTCCATACGCCGATCGCGATCGCCGCCGGCAGCGACCGCAAGGCGCTGGCGCAGCAGGTGCACGCGATCGTGGCCTCGGCGCTGGCAGCGCCCGACGGCGCGCCCTAG
- a CDS encoding DUF4126 domain-containing protein, giving the protein MHLLVVALLIGVVAGMRAMTAPAVVSWAASLGVLPLMGTPLAFLGWRATPWLISLLAIGELIADQLPRTPSRTVPLQFATRIAVGGLCGAAVGMAGGLWVTALVAGALGAVLGTFGGAAARAAMARRFGRDQPAALLEDAAAIALGVLAMALLR; this is encoded by the coding sequence ATGCACCTGCTTGTGGTCGCGTTGTTGATCGGGGTCGTCGCCGGCATGCGCGCGATGACGGCCCCGGCGGTGGTCAGTTGGGCCGCCAGCCTCGGCGTGCTGCCGCTGATGGGCACGCCGCTGGCCTTTCTCGGGTGGCGCGCCACGCCCTGGCTGATCTCATTGCTGGCCATCGGCGAACTGATCGCCGACCAGTTGCCGCGCACGCCCAGCCGTACGGTGCCGCTGCAGTTCGCCACGCGCATCGCGGTGGGCGGGCTATGCGGCGCGGCCGTGGGCATGGCCGGCGGGCTGTGGGTGACGGCGCTGGTCGCCGGTGCGCTGGGCGCGGTGCTCGGCACCTTCGGCGGCGCCGCGGCGCGCGCGGCGATGGCGCGCCGTTTCGGTCGCGACCAACCGGCGGCCCTGCTCGAGGACGCCGCGGCGATCGCGCTGGGCGTGCTGGCGATGGCGCTGCTGCGATGA
- a CDS encoding DUF1456 family protein, with protein MINNDVLRSIRYMLDLSDQMIVDLAQLADPAFPLDKSQVPAYLKKEDEDGFVECSDQVLAHVLDGLVFHFRGRDDSLPARPVETRVTNNVVLKKLRVAFQLKDVDMHQIFADAGFPVSKPELSALFRQPEHKNFRPCGDQLLRNFLKGLTLRVRAAG; from the coding sequence ATGATCAACAACGACGTATTGCGCTCCATTCGCTACATGCTCGACCTCAGCGACCAAATGATCGTCGATCTGGCGCAGCTCGCCGATCCCGCCTTCCCGCTCGACAAATCGCAGGTGCCGGCCTATCTGAAGAAGGAGGACGAGGATGGCTTCGTCGAATGCAGCGACCAGGTGCTGGCGCACGTCCTCGACGGGCTGGTGTTCCACTTCCGCGGCCGCGACGACAGCCTGCCGGCGCGCCCGGTGGAGACGCGCGTGACCAACAACGTGGTGCTCAAGAAGCTGCGCGTGGCGTTCCAGCTCAAGGACGTGGACATGCACCAGATCTTCGCCGACGCCGGCTTCCCGGTCTCCAAGCCGGAACTGTCGGCGCTGTTCCGGCAGCCGGAGCACAAGAACTTCCGCCCGTGCGGCGATCAGTTGCTGCGCAATTTCCTCAAGGGCCTGACCTTGCGCGTGCGCGCGGCGGGTTGA